One stretch of Lachnospiraceae bacterium oral taxon 096 DNA includes these proteins:
- the rsxA gene encoding electron transport complex subunit RsxA encodes MRDLILLLISSILVSNVVLSRFLGLCPFLGVSKKVETASGMGIAVVFVITLSSILADRIYKLVLIPTHLEYMQTIVFILLIAALVQFVEMFMKKNMHSLYESLGVYLPLITTNCAVLGVALDNVAKEYNFAQSIIYGVGTSCGFALSIVLLAGIREKINESEVPFNFRGMPIVLVTAGLMAIAFCGFSGLI; translated from the coding sequence ATGAGAGATCTTATTTTATTGCTCATTAGTTCCATACTCGTCAGCAATGTTGTATTGAGCCGTTTCCTAGGACTATGCCCCTTCCTTGGTGTTTCAAAGAAGGTAGAAACAGCCTCTGGAATGGGAATTGCCGTTGTCTTTGTCATTACGCTGTCTTCTATTTTGGCTGATCGTATTTATAAATTGGTATTGATTCCTACGCACCTTGAATATATGCAAACGATTGTATTTATTCTTTTAATCGCAGCACTTGTACAATTTGTAGAAATGTTTATGAAAAAGAATATGCATAGTCTGTATGAATCTTTAGGTGTGTACCTTCCACTGATCACAACGAATTGTGCTGTACTTGGTGTGGCTCTTGACAATGTTGCTAAGGAATACAATTTCGCACAGAGTATTATTTACGGTGTAGGTACATCATGTGGCTTTGCACTTTCTATCGTTTTACTTGCGGGTATTCGTGAGAAAATTAATGAGTCAGAAGTTCCTTTCAACTTTCGGGGAATGCCAATTGTATTGGTTACCGCAGGATTAATGGCCATTGCCTTTTGTGGATTCTCAGGACTGATTTAA
- a CDS encoding electron transport complex subunit E, producing MNRNTERLYNGIIKENPTFVLMLGMCPTLAVTTSVINALGMGLSTTAVLMFSNMIIGAMRNIIPDRVRIPAFIVIVASLVTVVQLLMQGYFPALYTSLGIYIPLIVVNCIILGRAESYASKNPAIPSFFDGLGMGLGFTISLSCIAFVRELIGAGAILGFEIIPQDFRISIFVLAPGAFFVLAVLSALQNKLKMPSATNGSVVRSELSCGGDCLHCHGASSVENHITLAEEVAKEAEKKKEAAAKAAQVKKGE from the coding sequence ATGAATAGAAATACTGAACGATTATACAATGGTATCATCAAAGAAAACCCTACTTTTGTATTGATGTTGGGAATGTGTCCAACACTTGCTGTTACAACATCCGTTATCAATGCCTTAGGTATGGGACTTTCGACAACCGCCGTATTGATGTTTTCCAATATGATTATTGGTGCAATGAGAAATATCATTCCCGACAGAGTGAGAATTCCAGCATTTATTGTTATTGTTGCATCTTTAGTAACGGTTGTACAGCTCTTAATGCAAGGATACTTTCCAGCACTTTACACTTCGCTGGGCATTTATATTCCTTTGATTGTTGTCAACTGTATTATTCTTGGACGCGCGGAGTCCTACGCATCAAAGAATCCTGCTATTCCAAGCTTTTTTGATGGACTTGGTATGGGACTTGGATTTACGATTTCTCTTAGCTGTATTGCCTTTGTTCGTGAGCTAATTGGAGCAGGTGCCATCTTAGGATTTGAAATTATCCCACAGGACTTTAGAATTTCCATCTTTGTCCTTGCACCTGGTGCATTCTTTGTATTAGCTGTGCTCTCTGCATTGCAAAATAAATTAAAGATGCCAAGTGCAACCAATGGTTCTGTTGTCCGTTCTGAACTTTCTTGTGGTGGCGATTGCTTGCATTGTCATGGGGCAAGCAGTGTAGAAAATCACATTACTTTAGCTGAAGAAGTGGCTAAAGAAGCAGAAAAGAAAAAAGAGGCTGCTGCCAAGGCAGCACAAGTAAAGAAGGGAGAATAA
- a CDS encoding RnfABCDGE type electron transport complex subunit G, translating to MKKSGFMKDAFTLFMITLISGVLLGAVYQITAEPIAIAMEKAKQEAYKKVFADAESFKENESETAAIEQANTELANKGFGKVLINEVVDAVDASGNVVGSVVTSTSKDGYGGDVKISVGITKDGTVNSIAFLTLAETPGLGMRAKEPKFNQQYNGKKVDAFVVTKTGKKQDNEIDAISGSTITSKAVTNAVNAALFFANNYVGK from the coding sequence ATGAAAAAATCAGGATTTATGAAGGATGCTTTTACCCTATTTATGATTACACTGATTTCTGGTGTTTTATTGGGTGCTGTCTATCAAATCACAGCAGAACCCATTGCCATCGCAATGGAAAAGGCAAAACAAGAAGCATACAAAAAGGTTTTTGCCGATGCAGAAAGTTTCAAGGAAAATGAGAGCGAAACTGCTGCCATTGAACAAGCTAATACAGAACTTGCCAATAAAGGTTTTGGAAAAGTTTTGATCAATGAAGTCGTCGATGCAGTGGATGCATCAGGAAATGTTGTTGGTAGTGTAGTGACATCCACATCAAAGGATGGCTATGGTGGAGATGTCAAGATTTCTGTTGGAATTACAAAGGATGGCACAGTAAATAGCATTGCATTTTTAACTCTTGCAGAGACACCAGGTCTTGGTATGCGTGCCAAAGAACCAAAATTTAACCAACAATACAATGGCAAAAAAGTTGATGCATTTGTTGTCACAAAAACTGGAAAGAAGCAAGACAATGAAATTGATGCCATTAGTGGTTCGACCATTACCTCAAAGGCCGTCACTAACGCGGTCAATGCTGCATTATTCTTTGCCAATAACTATGTAGGAAAGTAA
- a CDS encoding RnfABCDGE type electron transport complex subunit D, translating to MENLYNVSASSHVRDNSSTRGIMLDVIIAMLPASVFGIYQFGISALIILVGTVFACVAAEYLFQRGMKKEQTIGDLSAVVTGMILALNMPPEIPVWIPMLGGVFAIIVVKQLYGGIGFNWMNPALAARCFLLISFAGKMTNFTSKRLGFDAITGATPLAALRAARATGNTMATIKESYSFADLFIGHIPGTIGEVSVIALLIGVAYLLIRRVINLRTPIAYILTVAVFVFVFGEHDPSFVLFHILGGGLIFGAFFMATDYTTTPITPNGQILYGIFIGILTGIFRLFGANAEGVSYAIILGNIVAPLIEKATIPKAFGREGK from the coding sequence ATGGAAAATTTATACAATGTATCAGCATCTTCCCATGTGCGTGATAATTCATCAACCAGAGGGATTATGCTCGATGTCATTATTGCGATGCTCCCAGCGAGCGTCTTTGGTATCTATCAATTTGGTATTTCCGCATTGATTATTCTCGTTGGAACTGTATTTGCTTGTGTTGCAGCAGAGTATTTATTTCAAAGAGGAATGAAAAAAGAGCAGACCATTGGAGATTTGTCTGCCGTGGTCACAGGTATGATTTTGGCACTTAATATGCCACCAGAGATTCCTGTATGGATTCCAATGCTCGGTGGTGTTTTTGCCATTATTGTTGTAAAGCAACTCTATGGTGGCATCGGATTTAACTGGATGAACCCTGCACTCGCCGCAAGATGTTTTCTGTTGATTTCCTTTGCTGGTAAAATGACCAATTTTACTTCAAAGAGATTAGGCTTTGATGCCATTACAGGAGCAACTCCTCTTGCAGCTCTTCGTGCAGCAAGAGCGACAGGAAACACGATGGCTACCATCAAGGAAAGCTATTCTTTCGCTGACTTGTTCATTGGACATATTCCTGGAACAATTGGTGAAGTATCTGTCATTGCCCTTTTAATTGGTGTGGCTTATTTGTTGATCCGAAGAGTAATTAACCTGCGAACACCAATCGCTTATATTTTGACTGTTGCAGTATTTGTGTTCGTGTTTGGAGAACATGACCCTTCTTTTGTTTTATTTCATATTTTAGGTGGTGGATTAATTTTTGGTGCTTTCTTTATGGCTACAGATTACACAACAACACCAATTACGCCAAATGGACAAATTCTTTATGGAATTTTTATTGGTATTTTAACAGGAATTTTCCGTCTCTTTGGTGCAAACGCAGAAGGTGTTTCTTATGCCATTATTCTTGGCAACATTGTCGCACCTTTGATTGAGAAAGCAACCATTCCGAAGGCATTTGGAAGGGAGGGCAAATAA
- the rsxC gene encoding electron transport complex subunit RsxC — protein MKLATFRGGIHPFEGKELSMDKPVKVVLPQGELVYPMAQHIGAPAKPLVSVGDEVLVGQKIGEASGFISANVICSVSGKVTKIENRRVANGSMVNSIIVQNDGEYRTIPNFGKDRDASKLSKQEIRDIIKEAGIVGLGGAGFPTHVKLTPKDENAIDYVIVNGAECEPYLTSDYRMMIEEPEKIVGGLKIILQLFDKAKGVIAVENNKPEAIKKLQELVKNESRIEVCELLTKYPQGGERSIIKAVTGRKINSSMLPADAGCVVDNVDTVISIYMAVAKQTPLIRKIITITGDAIQNPQNFNVRLGTNYNELIAAAGGFKSQPEKIVSGGPMMGQALFTTDIPVAKTSSALTCMLKDQVAQSKTTACIRCGRCVKVCPSNLVPQLMMETAIANDAEAFEKLNGMECMECGSCTYVCPAKRPLTQGFKFMRAIVAANRRKAAQAAKEKAAAGEGK, from the coding sequence ATGAAATTAGCGACATTTAGAGGTGGAATCCATCCATTTGAGGGAAAAGAACTTTCGATGGATAAGCCAGTAAAGGTAGTATTACCACAAGGTGAGCTCGTATATCCAATGGCACAGCATATTGGCGCACCAGCAAAACCGCTGGTGTCCGTGGGAGACGAAGTGCTTGTTGGTCAAAAAATTGGTGAAGCGTCGGGATTTATTTCTGCCAATGTCATCTGCTCAGTGTCCGGAAAGGTAACTAAGATTGAAAATCGAAGAGTTGCCAACGGAAGTATGGTAAATTCCATCATTGTTCAAAATGATGGGGAGTACCGAACCATTCCAAATTTTGGGAAGGATAGAGACGCAAGCAAGCTATCAAAACAGGAAATTCGAGACATTATCAAAGAGGCAGGAATTGTCGGACTTGGTGGTGCGGGATTTCCAACACATGTCAAGCTCACACCAAAGGATGAAAATGCGATTGACTATGTCATTGTCAATGGTGCAGAGTGCGAGCCATATTTGACAAGCGATTACCGCATGATGATTGAGGAGCCAGAAAAAATTGTTGGTGGCCTAAAAATCATTTTGCAATTATTTGACAAGGCCAAGGGTGTTATTGCTGTTGAAAACAATAAGCCAGAAGCAATAAAAAAGTTGCAAGAGTTGGTAAAAAATGAATCAAGAATAGAGGTTTGTGAACTGTTGACCAAGTACCCACAAGGTGGAGAGCGATCGATTATCAAGGCTGTCACAGGTAGAAAAATTAATTCGTCAATGCTGCCAGCAGATGCAGGATGTGTTGTTGACAATGTGGATACCGTCATCTCTATTTATATGGCTGTGGCAAAGCAGACACCATTGATACGAAAAATTATTACGATTACTGGCGATGCTATTCAAAATCCACAAAACTTTAATGTGCGACTTGGCACAAACTACAATGAGTTAATTGCTGCCGCAGGTGGATTTAAATCACAACCAGAAAAAATTGTATCTGGTGGACCAATGATGGGACAAGCTTTATTTACGACAGATATTCCTGTAGCTAAGACATCATCAGCACTCACTTGTATGCTAAAAGATCAGGTGGCTCAATCAAAGACAACGGCATGTATACGATGTGGTCGTTGTGTCAAGGTGTGCCCGAGCAATCTAGTGCCACAGTTGATGATGGAGACAGCAATCGCAAATGATGCAGAGGCTTTTGAAAAACTAAATGGTATGGAATGTATGGAGTGCGGTTCCTGCACTTATGTCTGCCCAGCAAAAAGACCATTGACTCAAGGATTTAAATTTATGAGAGCAATTGTTGCAGCAAATCGAAGAAAGGCTGCACAGGCAGCAAAGGAAAAGGCCGCTGCAGGGGAGGGAAAGTAA
- the argS gene encoding arginine--tRNA ligase, translating to MKTLLEQINDTVSDAFYHCQYDRVYGKTGISNRPDLCEFQCNGAMVAAKIYKKRPMDIAEEVAKKLEGEKIFESIEAVMPGFINIKVSKSFLLNQIKAMAKNKKFGLELPEKQKIIVDFGGANVAKPLHIGHLRSAIIGESIKRIGLFMGHEVIGDVHLGDWGLQMGLIIEELKERQPNLCYFDPDFTGEYPEEAPFTIAELEEIYPTASKKSKEDPEFKEKAQQATLKLQSGYAPYRAIWKHILAISKVDLKKNYDNLDVSFDLWKGESDVQPYIPTMIEDMENRKIAYESEGALVVDIAEEGDSKELPPCIIRKSDGAALYATSDLATLVEREKLYQPDAYIYVADKRQDLHYTQFFRVAKKAGIVPKDRRLTFIGFGTMNGKDGKPFKTRAGGVMRLEDLIKEVEDAVYTKILDNRDINEVEAREIAKLVGQAAIKYGDLSNQAGKDYIFDIDRFVSFEGNTGPYILYTIVRIKSILAKYANQSTTEMISPEDLREANQESEKKLELELARFSEVIKSAWEEQAPHKICQYVYAIANAFNTFYHEVKILSEEDIEKKKSYLALILLTQDVLVSSIYLLGMKAPERM from the coding sequence ATGAAAACATTATTAGAACAAATCAATGACACAGTGAGTGATGCTTTTTATCACTGTCAATATGATAGAGTATATGGAAAAACGGGAATTTCAAATCGCCCGGATTTATGCGAATTTCAGTGCAATGGAGCAATGGTTGCGGCTAAAATTTATAAGAAAAGACCAATGGATATTGCAGAAGAAGTGGCAAAAAAACTAGAAGGAGAAAAGATATTCGAGAGCATAGAGGCTGTGATGCCAGGCTTTATTAATATCAAGGTGAGCAAGAGCTTCTTACTCAACCAAATCAAAGCCATGGCAAAAAATAAAAAATTTGGATTGGAATTGCCAGAAAAACAAAAAATTATTGTGGACTTTGGGGGGGCGAATGTCGCAAAGCCATTGCATATTGGACATTTAAGATCTGCTATTATTGGAGAAAGCATCAAGCGCATTGGGCTCTTTATGGGACATGAAGTTATTGGTGATGTACATCTTGGAGATTGGGGTCTACAAATGGGTTTAATTATTGAGGAACTCAAAGAAAGACAACCAAATCTTTGCTATTTTGATCCCGACTTTACTGGAGAGTACCCAGAAGAGGCACCTTTTACGATTGCAGAGTTGGAAGAAATTTATCCAACAGCATCAAAAAAATCCAAAGAAGACCCAGAATTTAAGGAGAAAGCACAACAGGCCACTTTAAAGTTACAAAGTGGGTATGCACCATATCGTGCGATTTGGAAACATATTCTTGCGATTTCAAAGGTTGATTTGAAAAAAAATTATGATAATCTTGATGTTTCCTTTGATTTGTGGAAAGGAGAATCCGATGTTCAACCATACATCCCAACAATGATTGAAGATATGGAAAATCGAAAAATTGCCTATGAATCGGAAGGTGCTTTGGTCGTTGATATTGCTGAAGAGGGAGATAGCAAGGAATTACCACCTTGTATTATTCGAAAATCTGATGGAGCTGCACTATATGCTACATCAGATTTAGCTACACTTGTGGAGAGAGAAAAATTATATCAACCGGATGCCTATATTTATGTGGCAGACAAGCGTCAGGATTTACATTACACTCAGTTCTTTAGAGTAGCCAAAAAGGCAGGGATTGTTCCTAAAGATCGCAGACTAACTTTTATTGGATTTGGAACGATGAATGGAAAAGATGGTAAACCATTTAAGACAAGAGCTGGCGGTGTGATGCGGTTGGAGGATTTAATTAAAGAGGTAGAGGATGCCGTCTACACTAAGATTTTAGACAATCGTGATATCAATGAAGTCGAAGCGAGAGAAATTGCAAAACTTGTGGGACAAGCTGCCATTAAATATGGAGATTTGTCCAATCAAGCAGGGAAAGATTATATTTTTGATATTGACCGCTTTGTTTCCTTTGAAGGAAATACTGGACCATATATTCTCTACACAATTGTGCGAATTAAATCCATTCTTGCAAAGTATGCAAATCAGAGCACAACAGAAATGATATCTCCAGAAGATCTAAGGGAAGCCAATCAGGAATCAGAGAAAAAATTGGAACTTGAACTTGCCCGTTTTTCAGAAGTAATCAAAAGTGCTTGGGAAGAGCAGGCACCACATAAGATTTGCCAATATGTCTATGCGATTGCCAATGCATTCAATACTTTCTACCATGAAGTGAAAATTTTGAGTGAGGAAGATATAGAGAAAAAGAAGTCTTATTTAGCACTTATTTTGTTGACACAAGATGTGTTAGTGTCTAGTATTTATTTATTGGGAATGAAGGCACCAGAGAGAATGTAA
- the efp gene encoding elongation factor P → MISAGDFKNGLTLEIEEGQVFQIVEFQHVKPGKGAAFVRTKIKNVITGSVVERTFRPTEKFPAARIDRREMQYLYSDGEMYNFMDTENYEQIALNADKVGDALKFVKENDMCKVCSFNGNVFSVEPPLFVELEITDTEPGFAGNTAQGATKPAVVETGATVYVPLFVNQGDVIKIDTRTGEYLSRV, encoded by the coding sequence ATGATTTCAGCAGGTGATTTCAAAAATGGTCTTACTTTAGAGATAGAAGAGGGACAGGTATTTCAAATTGTCGAATTTCAGCATGTAAAGCCAGGAAAGGGTGCAGCTTTTGTCCGCACAAAAATTAAGAATGTCATCACAGGTAGTGTTGTGGAGAGAACATTCCGTCCAACAGAGAAGTTCCCAGCAGCTAGAATTGACAGACGAGAAATGCAATATCTGTATTCCGATGGCGAGATGTACAACTTCATGGATACAGAAAATTATGAGCAGATTGCATTAAATGCAGATAAGGTCGGCGACGCATTGAAGTTTGTAAAAGAAAATGATATGTGTAAGGTATGCTCTTTCAACGGCAATGTATTCTCCGTTGAGCCACCACTCTTTGTTGAGCTTGAGATTACAGACACAGAGCCAGGATTTGCAGGAAATACAGCACAGGGTGCAACAAAGCCAGCAGTAGTAGAGACAGGAGCAACAGTATATGTCCCATTATTTGTCAATCAAGGCGATGTAATCAAGATTGATACCCGTACAGGTGAGTATCTCTCAAGAGTTTAA
- the aroQ gene encoding type II 3-dehydroquinate dehydratase: MKILVVNGPNLNFLGIRDEKQYGSQNFAYLENLLRKKAEDEGFEIELFQSNYEGAIIDKLQEAYQKKVDGVVINPGAFTHYSYAIRDALQPLYCPKVEVHISNIHKREQFRHTSVTAPECDGQIAGLGLNGYLLACDYIKKELDKA, from the coding sequence ATGAAAATTTTAGTAGTAAATGGACCAAATTTAAATTTTTTGGGAATACGAGATGAAAAGCAATATGGCAGTCAAAATTTTGCCTATCTAGAGAATCTGCTCAGAAAAAAAGCAGAAGATGAGGGCTTTGAAATTGAATTATTTCAAAGTAATTATGAGGGAGCAATTATTGATAAGTTGCAGGAAGCTTATCAAAAAAAGGTTGATGGTGTGGTGATTAATCCGGGGGCATTTACCCATTATTCTTATGCGATTCGGGATGCTCTGCAGCCATTGTATTGTCCAAAAGTCGAGGTACATATTTCTAATATTCATAAGAGAGAGCAATTTCGTCACACCTCAGTGACAGCCCCAGAATGTGATGGACAAATTGCTGGTCTTGGGTTGAATGGCTATTTGCTTGCCTGCGATTATATAAAAAAAGAACTTGATAAAGCGTAG
- a CDS encoding YqeG family HAD IIIA-type phosphatase, producing the protein MLEQFFPDALSDSIYDIDFKKLYHMGYRGVLFDIDNTLTEHGAPATASVIHFFENLRTIGFTTCLVSNNKAPRILPFAKEVNSYYVCDAKKPRKRGYLAGIEKMGIKKKETLMVGDQIFTDIWGARRLGIYSILVQPINKKEEIQIVLKRIPEKWILHQYRKRG; encoded by the coding sequence ATGTTAGAACAATTTTTTCCTGATGCTCTTTCCGATTCCATCTATGATATTGACTTTAAAAAACTCTATCACATGGGATATCGTGGAGTTTTATTTGATATTGATAACACATTGACAGAACATGGAGCACCAGCTACGGCATCGGTTATTCACTTCTTTGAAAATTTAAGAACGATTGGGTTTACTACTTGTCTGGTTTCGAATAATAAGGCTCCTAGAATTTTGCCTTTTGCAAAAGAGGTAAATTCGTACTATGTATGTGATGCAAAAAAACCGAGAAAAAGGGGATATTTGGCTGGTATAGAGAAAATGGGCATAAAAAAGAAAGAGACTTTGATGGTGGGCGATCAAATTTTTACAGATATTTGGGGAGCAAGACGCCTGGGAATTTATTCCATTTTAGTTCAACCAATTAATAAAAAAGAAGAAATACAGATTGTATTGAAGCGAATTCCAGAAAAGTGGATTCTTCATCAGTATAGAAAGAGAGGGTAA